In the Azospirillum formosense genome, one interval contains:
- a CDS encoding GTP cyclohydrolase II translates to MESRRNQPQRHIVLASHPTGGAKPRYTPVHWGTPTAAERGPVVASLSDPAQRNAIGAHAGSYAVYRALAVAAGQLSAYHVPDLTNTAPAEPIGPHPQWRDPEAIVSIDPFGHMVSEAFGDHLARGVDVRPTIAVTKARIKMPELVDAMRAGRLAADGQILLPSGDARVTKVAIEPVWFLPGIAKRFGITESALRRGLFEHTGSMFPELVTRPDLKVFLPPINGLTVYILGDVAALTDPARKVACRVHDECNGSDVFGSDICTCRPYLTHGVEECIRTAQENGAGLVIYNRKEGRALGEVTKFLVYNARKRQPGGDRAEAYFERTECVAGVQDMRFQELMPDVFHWLGVTRIDRMVSMSNMKSDAIRRAGIEIVEQIPIPEELIPDDAKVEMDAKKAAGYFTPAVPTAEELTVAKGRGLTD, encoded by the coding sequence ATGGAAAGCCGCCGCAACCAGCCGCAACGTCACATCGTGCTCGCCTCGCACCCGACCGGCGGCGCCAAGCCGCGCTACACCCCGGTCCACTGGGGCACCCCCACCGCCGCGGAGCGCGGTCCGGTCGTCGCCTCCCTCTCCGATCCGGCGCAGCGCAACGCCATCGGCGCCCACGCCGGCAGCTACGCGGTCTACCGGGCGCTCGCCGTCGCGGCCGGACAGCTCAGCGCCTACCATGTGCCGGACCTGACCAACACCGCCCCGGCGGAACCCATCGGCCCGCACCCGCAATGGAGGGACCCGGAGGCGATCGTCTCCATTGATCCCTTCGGCCACATGGTCAGCGAGGCATTCGGCGATCATCTGGCGCGCGGCGTCGACGTGCGCCCGACCATCGCCGTGACCAAGGCGCGCATCAAGATGCCGGAGCTGGTGGACGCCATGCGCGCCGGGCGGCTGGCGGCGGACGGCCAGATCCTGCTGCCCAGCGGCGACGCCCGCGTGACCAAGGTCGCCATCGAGCCGGTGTGGTTCCTCCCCGGCATCGCCAAGCGCTTCGGCATCACCGAGAGCGCGCTGCGCCGCGGCCTGTTCGAGCACACCGGCAGCATGTTCCCGGAACTGGTGACCCGCCCCGACCTGAAGGTCTTTCTGCCGCCGATCAACGGGCTGACCGTCTACATCCTGGGCGACGTGGCGGCGCTGACCGACCCGGCGCGCAAGGTCGCCTGCCGGGTCCATGACGAGTGCAACGGGTCGGACGTCTTCGGCTCCGACATCTGCACCTGCCGCCCTTACCTGACCCATGGCGTCGAGGAGTGCATCCGCACCGCCCAGGAGAACGGCGCCGGCTTGGTCATCTACAACCGCAAGGAAGGGCGCGCGCTGGGCGAGGTGACCAAGTTCCTGGTCTACAACGCGCGCAAGCGGCAGCCCGGCGGCGACCGGGCCGAGGCCTATTTCGAGCGGACGGAATGCGTGGCCGGCGTCCAGGACATGCGCTTCCAGGAGCTGATGCCCGACGTCTTCCACTGGCTGGGCGTCACCCGCATCGACCGTATGGTGTCCATGAGCAACATGAAGTCCGACGCCATCCGCCGCGCCGGGATCGAGATCGTCGAGCAGATCCCGATCCCCGAGGAGTTGATCCCCGACGACGCCAAGGTGGAGATGGACGCCAAGAAGGCCGCCGGCTACTTCACCCCCGCCGTGCCGACCGCGGAGGAGCTGACCGTCGCCAAGGGCCGGGGGCTGACCGATTGA
- a CDS encoding URC4/urg3 family protein, with the protein MSAAGDDDVGWLLSADAVRQRAHAILAKAERGDLAHFAFRPEQMDVAAALVATVTRESYPDLDVPYHSRWRHFVVEGDDRWAMLAAGLNADADEIARIRFDLAVTSVLLDAGAGDRWRYRDAAGVELARSEGLAIASFDLFRAGGFADDPAAPLRADAAALSAMTEAALARGFQARPDNPLVGLEGRAALLRRLGSALTAAPDLFGTPGRVGTLYDALKAQAVDGTLPTTAILDAVLRGLGPIWPGRIERGGVNLGDSWTHSAVGLVPFHKLSQWLSYSLVEPLEEAGIAVTGLDRLTGLPEYRNGGLLVDSGVLVPKNPRLLADELEVGDEAVVEWRALTVALLDRLADAVRDRLGVPAESFPLAKVLQGGTWTAGRRIARERRPGGGPPIRIRSDGTVF; encoded by the coding sequence TTGAGCGCCGCCGGCGACGATGACGTGGGGTGGCTGCTCTCCGCCGATGCGGTGCGCCAGCGCGCCCACGCGATCCTGGCGAAGGCCGAGCGCGGCGACCTCGCCCATTTCGCGTTTCGCCCGGAGCAGATGGACGTGGCCGCCGCCCTGGTCGCCACGGTGACGCGGGAGTCCTACCCCGACCTCGACGTGCCCTACCACAGCCGCTGGCGGCACTTCGTGGTGGAAGGCGACGACCGCTGGGCGATGCTTGCCGCCGGATTGAACGCGGACGCCGACGAGATCGCGCGCATCCGCTTCGACCTCGCGGTGACCAGCGTTCTGCTCGACGCCGGGGCGGGCGACCGCTGGCGCTACCGCGACGCGGCGGGGGTGGAACTGGCCCGCTCCGAAGGGCTGGCCATCGCCAGCTTCGACCTGTTCCGTGCGGGCGGCTTCGCCGACGACCCGGCGGCGCCTCTGCGCGCCGACGCGGCGGCCCTGTCCGCCATGACCGAGGCGGCGCTCGCCCGCGGCTTCCAGGCGAGGCCGGACAACCCGCTGGTCGGGCTGGAGGGGCGCGCCGCCCTGCTGCGCCGTCTGGGAAGCGCGCTGACCGCCGCGCCCGACCTGTTCGGCACGCCGGGGCGGGTCGGCACCCTCTACGATGCGCTGAAAGCGCAGGCCGTGGACGGCACGCTTCCCACCACCGCCATCCTCGACGCGGTGCTGCGCGGGCTGGGGCCGATCTGGCCGGGCCGGATCGAGCGCGGCGGCGTGAATCTGGGCGACAGCTGGACCCATTCGGCGGTCGGCCTCGTCCCCTTCCATAAGCTGTCGCAATGGCTCAGCTATTCGCTGGTCGAGCCGCTGGAGGAGGCGGGCATCGCCGTCACCGGGCTGGACCGGCTGACCGGCCTTCCGGAATACCGCAACGGCGGGCTGCTGGTGGACAGCGGCGTTCTGGTGCCGAAGAATCCCCGCCTCCTTGCCGACGAGCTGGAGGTCGGGGACGAGGCGGTGGTGGAGTGGCGCGCCCTGACCGTCGCCCTGCTCGACCGCCTCGCCGACGCGGTGCGCGACCGGCTGGGCGTGCCCGCGGAGAGCTTCCCGCTCGCCAAGGTTCTCCAGGGCGGGACCTGGACCGCCGGGCGCCGGATCGCCCGCGAGCGCCGGCCGGGCGGCGGCCCGCCGATCCGCATCCGCAGTGATGGAACCGTCTTCTGA
- the upp gene encoding uracil phosphoribosyltransferase encodes MPIPTLTVIDHPLVQHKLTLLRRRETPTARFHEVMREVSQLMGYELTRDLPLEDRPVETPLATFDAPLLTGKKLCLVSILRAGQGLLDGMRTLLPSARIGHIGLYRDQETLTPVEYFFKVPEDIEERLVILVDPMLATGHTATAAVHRLKDAGAAAIKLAVLVAAPEGLRTFHDSHPDVPVFAAAVDERLDENGYIRPGLGDAGDRLYGTR; translated from the coding sequence ATGCCCATCCCGACACTCACCGTCATCGACCATCCTCTGGTCCAGCACAAGCTGACCCTTCTGCGGCGGCGGGAGACTCCCACCGCCCGGTTCCACGAGGTGATGCGGGAGGTGTCGCAGCTCATGGGCTATGAGCTGACGCGCGACCTTCCCCTGGAGGACCGCCCGGTGGAAACGCCGCTGGCAACCTTCGACGCACCGCTGCTGACCGGCAAGAAGCTGTGCCTCGTCTCCATCCTGCGGGCCGGGCAAGGGCTGCTGGACGGCATGCGCACCCTGCTGCCGTCGGCCCGCATCGGGCACATCGGCCTCTACCGCGACCAGGAGACGCTGACCCCCGTCGAGTATTTCTTCAAGGTGCCGGAGGACATTGAGGAGCGGCTGGTCATCCTGGTCGACCCCATGCTCGCCACCGGCCACACGGCCACGGCGGCGGTGCACCGGCTGAAGGACGCGGGCGCGGCCGCGATCAAGCTGGCGGTCCTGGTGGCCGCGCCGGAGGGCCTGCGCACCTTCCACGACTCGCATCCCGACGTGCCGGTCTTCGCCGCCGCGGTGGACGAGCGGCTGGACGAGAACGGCTACATCCGCCCCGGCCTGGGCGATGCGGGCGACCGGCTTTACGGCACCCGCTGA
- a CDS encoding BMP family protein: MGNVIGGNVFGVARRAVLCGAAAVAVAAMALPAWAQSKVKVAGIYTVPIEQQWVSRIHTALKAAEARGEIEYVWAESVANTDYERVMRQYAEGGQQLVFGEVFGVERAARAVAKDYPKTAFVMGSSFKPQEPNFSVFDNYIQEPAYLTGMIAGAVSKSNVIGMVGGYPIPEVNRLMNAFMEGAKEVNPNVKFMVSFIGSWFDPPKAKEAAFAMIDRGADVMYAERFGVSDAAKERKVLAIGNVINTQPQYPDTVVASALWHMEPSVDRAIAAVKAGSYKAEDYGPYSQMVHKGSSLAPLGTFEGKVPADVMAKVKAREQEILDGKFTVKVNDNEPKSTM; this comes from the coding sequence ATGGGGAACGTGATTGGGGGGAACGTATTCGGCGTGGCGCGGCGCGCCGTCCTGTGCGGCGCTGCGGCGGTCGCCGTCGCGGCGATGGCTCTGCCCGCCTGGGCCCAGTCGAAGGTCAAGGTCGCCGGCATCTACACCGTGCCGATCGAGCAGCAGTGGGTCAGCCGCATCCACACCGCCCTGAAGGCCGCCGAGGCCCGCGGCGAGATCGAGTATGTCTGGGCCGAGTCGGTCGCCAACACCGATTATGAGCGCGTGATGCGCCAGTACGCCGAGGGCGGCCAGCAGCTCGTCTTCGGCGAGGTCTTCGGCGTCGAGCGCGCGGCGCGCGCCGTCGCGAAGGACTATCCCAAGACCGCCTTCGTCATGGGCTCCAGCTTCAAGCCGCAGGAGCCGAACTTCTCGGTCTTCGACAACTACATCCAGGAGCCGGCCTATCTGACCGGCATGATCGCGGGCGCGGTGTCCAAGTCGAACGTCATCGGCATGGTCGGCGGCTACCCGATCCCGGAGGTGAACCGCCTGATGAACGCCTTCATGGAGGGCGCCAAGGAGGTGAACCCGAACGTGAAGTTCATGGTCAGCTTCATCGGCTCCTGGTTCGACCCGCCGAAGGCCAAGGAAGCCGCCTTCGCGATGATCGACCGCGGCGCCGACGTGATGTACGCCGAGCGCTTCGGCGTGTCCGACGCCGCCAAGGAGCGCAAGGTCCTGGCCATCGGCAACGTCATCAACACCCAGCCGCAGTATCCGGACACCGTGGTCGCCAGCGCGCTCTGGCACATGGAGCCGTCGGTGGACCGCGCCATCGCCGCGGTGAAGGCCGGCAGCTACAAGGCCGAGGATTACGGCCCCTACAGCCAGATGGTCCACAAGGGCTCCAGCCTCGCCCCCCTCGGCACCTTCGAGGGCAAGGTTCCCGCCGACGTGATGGCCAAGGTGAAGGCCCGCGAGCAGGAGATCCTCGACGGCAAGTTCACCGTGAAGGTGAACGACAACGAGCCCAAATCGACGATGTGA
- a CDS encoding ABC transporter ATP-binding protein, translating into MTSPPIVLRLSGITKRFGPLVANDSISLTLHKGEVLALLGENGAGKTTLMNILFGHYVADEGSIEAFGQPLPPGSPRAALAAGIGMVHQHFTLADNLSVLDNIAVGTESLWRPRSDRAAAKAKLLDLARRFGLEVRPDALVGDLSVGERQRAEILKALYRDARILILDEPTAVLTPQESSSLFDTLRRLTADGLAVVFISHKMNEVFAASDTVAVLRGGRLVATRRTAATDREELAELMVGRALKPPTPTPLEPGEPVLTLSGVTVASGHGRPLLDGVDLTVRRRQIVGIAGVSGNGQTALAELISGLIHPDSGSMALKGEAAGNASPAEMVRRGVARIPEDRHAAGLVGAMAVWENLIAERYHDPAFQRFGLIRRSAARAYAEEVIEAFDVRCPGPDARTQLLSGGNMQKLILGRTLAHGPDLILASQPTRGLDVGAVSYVHGRLLEARAAGAGVLVISEDLDEILALADGITVAYHGRLTPVLPHGRVSVRQLGLLMAGHWEILPEIVGESVQ; encoded by the coding sequence ATGACATCACCCCCCATCGTCCTCCGCCTCTCCGGCATCACGAAGCGGTTCGGGCCGCTCGTCGCCAACGATTCCATCTCGCTGACTCTCCACAAGGGCGAGGTGCTGGCCCTGCTGGGCGAGAACGGCGCCGGTAAGACGACCCTGATGAACATCCTGTTCGGCCATTACGTGGCCGACGAGGGCAGCATCGAGGCGTTTGGCCAGCCGCTCCCCCCCGGCTCCCCCCGCGCGGCGCTGGCCGCCGGAATCGGCATGGTCCACCAGCACTTCACCCTGGCCGACAACCTGTCGGTGCTCGACAACATCGCCGTGGGGACGGAGTCGCTGTGGCGCCCGCGCTCCGACCGCGCCGCCGCCAAGGCGAAGCTGCTCGACCTCGCCCGCCGCTTCGGGCTGGAGGTGCGTCCCGACGCGCTGGTCGGCGACCTGTCGGTGGGCGAGCGGCAGCGGGCCGAGATCCTGAAGGCGCTCTACCGCGACGCCCGCATCCTGATCCTGGACGAGCCGACCGCGGTGCTGACCCCGCAGGAATCGTCCAGCCTGTTCGACACGCTGCGCCGCCTGACCGCCGACGGTCTGGCCGTGGTCTTCATCAGCCACAAGATGAACGAGGTCTTCGCGGCCAGCGACACGGTCGCCGTTCTGCGCGGCGGACGCCTCGTCGCCACCCGCAGGACCGCCGCGACCGACCGCGAGGAGCTGGCCGAGCTGATGGTCGGCCGCGCCCTGAAGCCGCCCACCCCGACCCCGCTGGAGCCTGGCGAGCCGGTGTTGACGCTGTCCGGCGTCACCGTCGCCTCCGGCCACGGGCGCCCGCTGCTCGACGGCGTGGACCTGACCGTGCGCCGTCGTCAGATCGTCGGCATCGCCGGCGTGTCGGGCAACGGGCAGACCGCGCTGGCCGAGCTGATCAGCGGCCTGATCCACCCCGACTCCGGCAGCATGGCGCTGAAGGGAGAAGCCGCCGGGAACGCCAGCCCGGCGGAGATGGTCCGGCGCGGCGTCGCCCGCATTCCGGAGGACCGGCATGCCGCCGGCCTCGTCGGCGCCATGGCGGTGTGGGAAAACCTGATTGCCGAGCGCTACCACGACCCCGCCTTCCAGCGCTTCGGCCTGATCCGCCGGAGCGCCGCCCGCGCCTACGCCGAGGAGGTGATCGAGGCCTTCGACGTGCGCTGCCCCGGGCCGGACGCCCGCACGCAGCTGCTGTCCGGCGGCAACATGCAGAAGCTGATCCTGGGCCGCACGCTGGCCCACGGGCCGGACCTGATCCTGGCGAGCCAGCCCACCCGCGGCCTTGACGTCGGCGCGGTGTCCTACGTCCACGGACGGCTGCTGGAGGCCCGCGCCGCCGGGGCCGGGGTGCTGGTGATCTCCGAGGATCTGGACGAGATCCTGGCGCTGGCCGACGGCATCACCGTCGCCTATCACGGGCGCCTCACCCCCGTTCTGCCCCACGGCCGCGTGTCGGTCCGCCAGCTCGGCCTGCTGATGGCGGGGCATTGGGAGATTTTGCCTGAGATCGTCGGGGAGAGCGTCCAATGA
- a CDS encoding ABC transporter permease — protein sequence MRLEPREHTPLAARLLAPVAAVVAALALCALLVAWTGAPVLRAYGLLLEGAAGSRFALTETLTRATPLILTGLAAAVAFRAKLWNIGAEGQLYMGALAAVVLGGGVLDLPAWLLLPTVMIAGAAAGGATLLGPAVLKVRFGVDEVVTTLLLNFIVLLLVSMLLEGALKDPMGMGWPQSAPVVEAAELPKLVERTRLHTGLLVALGLSALLWLIDTRTIWGYENRAVGANPRAAAFAGMPVTRVMLRTALLSGGLAGLAGVIEVCGLKGYLTLDLSPGFGYSGIVVAMLAQLHPVGVVGAAVFIAGIFVGADAMSRAMPVPNYIADVLVAASLLCMLVAGLLTRYRLRRG from the coding sequence ATGCGGCTTGAACCGCGAGAGCATACCCCGCTGGCCGCCCGCCTCCTGGCGCCCGTGGCGGCGGTTGTGGCGGCGCTGGCGCTCTGCGCGCTGCTGGTCGCCTGGACCGGCGCGCCGGTGCTGCGCGCCTACGGCCTGCTGCTGGAGGGGGCCGCCGGCTCCCGCTTCGCCCTGACCGAAACGCTGACCCGCGCCACCCCGCTGATCCTCACCGGCCTCGCCGCCGCCGTGGCCTTCCGCGCCAAGCTGTGGAACATCGGGGCGGAGGGGCAGCTCTACATGGGCGCGCTGGCCGCCGTGGTGCTGGGCGGCGGCGTGCTGGACCTGCCGGCCTGGCTGCTGCTGCCCACGGTGATGATCGCCGGGGCCGCCGCCGGGGGCGCCACGCTGCTCGGCCCCGCCGTGCTGAAGGTGCGCTTCGGCGTGGACGAGGTGGTGACCACGCTGCTGCTGAACTTCATCGTCCTGCTGCTCGTCTCCATGCTGCTGGAAGGCGCGCTGAAGGACCCCATGGGCATGGGCTGGCCGCAGTCCGCCCCGGTCGTGGAGGCGGCGGAGCTGCCCAAGCTGGTCGAGCGCACGCGGCTGCACACCGGCCTGCTGGTCGCGCTGGGCCTGTCGGCGCTGCTCTGGCTGATCGACACCCGGACCATCTGGGGCTACGAGAACCGGGCGGTCGGCGCCAACCCGCGCGCCGCCGCCTTCGCCGGCATGCCGGTGACCCGCGTCATGCTGCGCACCGCCCTGCTGTCCGGCGGGCTGGCCGGACTGGCCGGGGTGATCGAGGTCTGCGGGCTGAAGGGCTACCTGACGCTCGACCTGTCGCCGGGCTTCGGCTACAGCGGCATCGTTGTCGCCATGCTGGCGCAGCTTCACCCGGTGGGCGTGGTGGGCGCGGCGGTCTTCATCGCCGGCATCTTCGTGGGTGCGGACGCCATGAGCCGCGCCATGCCGGTGCCCAACTACATCGCCGACGTGCTCGTCGCCGCCAGCCTGCTGTGCATGCTGGTCGCCGGGCTGCTGACGCGCTACCGGCTGCGGCGGGGGTGA
- a CDS encoding ABC transporter permease, with protein MELFQTILDILVSAAFWTAVLRIATPYILGTLGELLCERAGVLNLGIEGIMTMGALAGWMAVYQGADLWTGVLVAALCGGLMGLLHATLTVPLGLSQHVAGIGVTLLGTSLSYFVYRLVLPQASTPPTIEPFQPLDLPGALAQTPMTYLALILVAVVAYVLYRTPVGLAVRMVGENPAAAEAQGLSVTAVRIGAVVAGSALMALAGAFLTLSAFNAFFFNMVNGRGWICIALVVFASWRPGKALLGAVLFAAFDALQLRLQQVAGGVLPYQLFLMMPYLLSILALVLVARRASYPRALMIPYRKGER; from the coding sequence ATGGAGCTGTTCCAAACGATCCTCGACATCCTGGTCTCCGCCGCCTTCTGGACGGCGGTGCTGCGCATCGCCACCCCCTACATCCTGGGCACGCTGGGCGAGCTTCTGTGCGAGCGGGCCGGCGTGCTGAACCTCGGCATCGAGGGCATCATGACGATGGGCGCGTTGGCCGGCTGGATGGCCGTCTACCAGGGGGCCGACCTGTGGACCGGCGTGCTGGTGGCGGCGCTGTGCGGCGGCCTGATGGGTCTGCTGCACGCCACCCTGACGGTGCCGCTGGGCCTGTCGCAGCATGTGGCGGGCATCGGCGTGACGCTGCTCGGCACCAGCCTGTCCTACTTCGTCTACCGCCTCGTCCTGCCGCAGGCGAGCACCCCGCCGACCATCGAGCCGTTCCAGCCGCTGGACCTGCCCGGCGCACTGGCCCAAACTCCGATGACCTACCTGGCGCTGATCCTCGTCGCCGTGGTCGCCTACGTCCTCTACCGCACGCCGGTCGGGCTTGCGGTGCGCATGGTCGGCGAGAATCCGGCGGCGGCAGAGGCCCAGGGTCTCAGCGTCACCGCGGTGCGCATCGGCGCGGTGGTGGCGGGAAGCGCGCTGATGGCGCTGGCCGGGGCCTTCCTCACCCTGTCGGCCTTCAACGCCTTCTTCTTCAACATGGTCAACGGGCGCGGCTGGATCTGCATCGCGCTGGTCGTCTTCGCCTCGTGGCGGCCCGGCAAGGCGCTTCTGGGCGCGGTGCTGTTCGCCGCCTTCGACGCGCTGCAATTGCGGCTTCAGCAGGTGGCGGGGGGCGTCCTGCCCTACCAGCTGTTCCTGATGATGCCCTACCTGTTGAGCATCCTGGCGCTCGTGCTGGTGGCGCGCCGCGCCTCCTACCCGCGGGCGCTGATGATCCCGTACCGCAAAGGAGAACGCTGA
- a CDS encoding amidohydrolase family protein has protein sequence MFDLILRRATLPDGRTGMDIGVREGRIAAVEKDLPGPAGEEIDATGRLVTPPFVDSHFHMDSTLSYGLPRVNRSGTLLEGIALWGELKPQLVQDAIVERALAYCDWAVARGLLAIRSHVDICDRRLLAVESLLEVKRRVAPYLDLQLVAFPQDGVLRAPGAVDLLKRALDMGVDVVGGIPHFERTMADGAASVKLLCEIAAERGLLVDMHCDESDDPLSRHVETLAYETQRLGMQGRVTGSHLTSMHSMDNYYVSKLIPLMVEAKLGVIANPLINITLQGRHDTYPKRRGMTRVPELMGAGLTVALGHDCVMDPWYPLGSGDMLEVAHMGLHVGQMTGYDGMLACFHAVTEAPAKLLHLDGYGLEVGCHADLVVLQAADPVEAIRTRATRLFVLRRGAVVSRCAPVEAQLSLPGRPESVSFTLPTAQAR, from the coding sequence ATGTTCGATCTGATCCTTCGCCGCGCCACGCTGCCCGACGGCCGCACCGGCATGGACATCGGCGTCCGCGAGGGCCGCATCGCCGCCGTGGAGAAGGACCTGCCCGGCCCCGCCGGGGAGGAGATCGACGCCACCGGCCGGCTGGTCACGCCGCCCTTCGTCGATTCGCACTTCCACATGGACTCCACGCTCAGCTACGGCCTGCCGCGGGTCAACCGCTCCGGCACGCTGCTGGAGGGCATCGCGCTGTGGGGCGAGCTGAAACCGCAGCTCGTCCAGGACGCCATCGTCGAGCGGGCGCTGGCCTATTGCGACTGGGCGGTGGCGCGCGGCCTGCTGGCGATCCGCAGCCATGTGGACATCTGCGACCGGCGCCTGCTGGCCGTGGAATCGCTGCTGGAGGTCAAGCGGCGGGTCGCCCCCTACCTCGACCTGCAACTCGTCGCCTTCCCCCAGGACGGCGTGCTGCGCGCCCCCGGCGCGGTGGACCTGCTGAAGCGCGCGCTCGACATGGGCGTGGACGTGGTCGGCGGCATCCCGCATTTCGAGCGGACAATGGCCGACGGTGCCGCCTCGGTGAAGCTCCTCTGCGAGATCGCGGCGGAGCGCGGGCTGCTGGTCGACATGCACTGTGACGAGTCGGACGACCCGCTGTCCCGCCACGTCGAGACGCTGGCCTACGAGACGCAGCGGCTGGGGATGCAGGGCCGGGTGACCGGCTCGCACCTCACCTCCATGCATTCCATGGACAACTACTACGTCTCCAAGCTGATCCCGCTGATGGTCGAGGCGAAGCTCGGCGTCATCGCCAACCCGCTCATCAACATCACGCTCCAGGGCCGTCACGACACCTACCCCAAGCGTCGAGGCATGACCCGAGTGCCGGAACTGATGGGCGCCGGGCTGACGGTCGCGCTGGGCCACGACTGCGTGATGGACCCCTGGTACCCGCTCGGCTCCGGCGACATGCTGGAGGTCGCGCATATGGGCCTGCATGTCGGGCAGATGACCGGCTATGACGGGATGCTCGCCTGCTTCCACGCGGTGACCGAAGCCCCGGCCAAGCTGCTGCACCTCGACGGCTACGGGCTGGAGGTGGGTTGCCACGCCGATCTGGTGGTGCTCCAGGCCGCCGACCCGGTGGAAGCGATCCGCACCCGCGCCACCCGCCTGTTCGTCCTGCGCCGCGGCGCGGTCGTCAGCCGCTGCGCCCCGGTGGAGGCGCAGCTCTCCCTGCCGGGCCGCCCGGAATCGGTGTCCTTCACCCTGCCCACGGCGCAGGCTCGGTGA
- a CDS encoding IS630 family transposase: MPHLEAAGVGAQKKTLRASEQERADIAAERAAYRDDAVVHEPARLVFLDETGINTQMTPTQARAPRGQRALGSVPCGSWHRVTVLGALSAEGMLAAMSIEASTSSAVFLAFVEQVLLPVLRRDKPGAVVVMDNLSAHKRADILAAFETAGIRVRFLPRYSPDLSPIEPGWAKLKGILRAKEARTVEALNEELGPALNAITATDAKAWFKLCGYPNLN, encoded by the coding sequence GTGCCGCACCTTGAAGCGGCTGGGGTTGGCGCGCAAAAAAAGACGCTGAGGGCCAGCGAGCAAGAGCGCGCGGATATCGCCGCGGAACGCGCGGCCTACCGGGACGATGCGGTGGTCCATGAACCGGCGCGTTTGGTTTTCCTCGATGAAACCGGCATCAACACCCAGATGACGCCCACCCAGGCCCGGGCGCCGCGCGGCCAGCGGGCGCTCGGATCCGTGCCCTGTGGGTCGTGGCACCGCGTCACGGTGCTCGGGGCGTTGAGCGCCGAAGGCATGCTGGCCGCCATGAGCATCGAGGCGTCCACCTCCTCGGCCGTGTTTCTCGCCTTTGTCGAGCAGGTGCTCTTGCCCGTGCTTCGGCGCGACAAACCCGGCGCCGTGGTCGTGATGGACAACCTTTCCGCTCACAAGCGGGCCGATATCCTCGCCGCCTTTGAGACGGCGGGGATCCGTGTCCGCTTCCTCCCGCGCTACTCGCCCGACCTCTCGCCCATCGAGCCCGGCTGGGCCAAGCTCAAAGGAATCCTGCGCGCCAAGGAAGCCCGCACCGTCGAGGCCCTCAACGAGGAACTCGGCCCAGCCCTCAATGCGATCACCGCTACCGACGCCAAAGCGTGGTTTAAGCTATGCGGCTACCCGAATCTAAACTGA
- a CDS encoding IS630 transposase-related protein encodes MGQPYSSDLRERVLLAYERHEGGPELLARRFQISRACAYNWVRAARLEGRRVAKPHAGGVPAKLDAEGVSVLRALVREDNDATLAQYRDRLAARTGIALSPAVVCRTLKRLGLARKKRR; translated from the coding sequence ATGGGCCAGCCATATTCCTCCGATCTGCGCGAACGGGTTCTGCTGGCTTATGAGCGCCACGAGGGCGGCCCCGAGTTGCTGGCGCGGCGCTTCCAGATCAGCCGAGCCTGCGCGTACAACTGGGTGCGGGCCGCACGCCTTGAGGGGCGGCGGGTCGCCAAGCCGCATGCCGGCGGCGTACCAGCCAAACTGGACGCGGAGGGCGTGAGCGTGCTGCGGGCCTTGGTGCGGGAGGATAATGACGCGACACTGGCACAGTACCGCGACCGGTTGGCCGCACGCACCGGCATCGCGCTGAGCCCGGCGGTGGTGTGCCGCACCTTGAAGCGGCTGGGGTTGGCGCGCAAAAAAAGACGCTGA